From Bacteroidota bacterium, the proteins below share one genomic window:
- a CDS encoding aldehyde dehydrogenase family protein encodes MKEILNRLKITEINNGVSTGTQWFGTRGELTSSYNPANGALIAQVRNANIEDYENIVKTAQEAFQIWKRIPAPRRGEIVRQIGDALREAKPDLGYLVSLEMGKIYEEGLGEVQEMIDICDFAVGQSRLLNGYTMHSERKEHRMYDQYHPIGILGLITSFNFPVAVWAWNAMIAAIAGDVVIWKPSSKTPLTAIATQQIIGNVLKANDVPEGVFNLIVAKSSVLGDNFVADRRIPLFSVTGSTLVGKKIGAIVGQRLGRVILELGGNNAVIISDSANLEMAMKSVVFGAVGTAGQRCTSTRRLIIQESIYEDVVKQLVKAYESISKRIGDPLEKGVLVGPLADHAAVNNFRSALEEAQKEGGKVLFGGEVLTGEKYQSGNFVVPALVEAENQYSIVQEETFAPILYLIKYKTIEDAIRINNDVPQGLSSAIFTQNLRESELFLSETGSDCGIANVNIGTSGAEIGGAFGGEKDTGGGRESGSDSWKLYMRRQTNTINYSEDLPLAQGIQFGF; translated from the coding sequence ATGAAAGAGATTTTAAACCGGTTAAAGATCACGGAGATCAACAATGGAGTGAGTACCGGAACACAATGGTTTGGTACCCGGGGAGAGCTTACTTCTTCCTACAACCCTGCAAATGGGGCTTTAATAGCTCAGGTCAGGAATGCAAATATTGAGGATTATGAAAATATTGTTAAAACAGCGCAGGAAGCATTCCAGATATGGAAAAGGATACCGGCTCCCAGGCGCGGTGAAATAGTCAGGCAGATAGGAGATGCGTTGAGGGAGGCCAAGCCGGATCTGGGATATCTGGTTTCGCTGGAGATGGGCAAAATTTATGAAGAGGGGCTTGGCGAGGTTCAGGAGATGATCGACATTTGTGATTTCGCAGTGGGTCAGTCGAGGCTCCTGAACGGATATACGATGCATTCGGAGCGAAAGGAGCATCGCATGTATGATCAGTATCATCCGATTGGAATTTTGGGATTGATCACATCCTTCAATTTCCCTGTAGCGGTTTGGGCCTGGAATGCTATGATAGCAGCCATTGCAGGGGATGTAGTGATATGGAAGCCAAGTTCCAAGACACCATTAACGGCGATAGCCACACAGCAGATCATCGGTAATGTGCTTAAGGCCAACGACGTACCTGAAGGTGTATTTAATCTGATCGTTGCAAAATCATCGGTATTGGGTGACAATTTTGTTGCTGACCGCAGAATTCCTTTGTTTTCTGTAACCGGATCCACTTTGGTTGGAAAGAAGATAGGAGCTATTGTTGGTCAGCGGCTTGGAAGGGTGATACTGGAATTGGGTGGTAACAATGCAGTGATCATTTCAGACAGTGCCAACCTGGAGATGGCGATGAAGTCGGTTGTTTTCGGTGCAGTTGGAACTGCCGGTCAGAGGTGTACTTCAACCCGGAGGCTTATCATTCAGGAGAGCATATATGAAGATGTAGTAAAGCAGCTTGTTAAGGCATATGAGAGTATATCAAAGCGTATAGGTGATCCTTTGGAGAAAGGAGTTTTGGTAGGACCGCTGGCAGATCATGCGGCTGTGAATAATTTCCGGTCAGCATTGGAAGAAGCCCAAAAAGAAGGAGGAAAGGTATTATTTGGAGGTGAAGTGTTAACAGGAGAGAAATACCAATCCGGGAATTTTGTTGTACCTGCCCTGGTAGAGGCTGAAAACCAGTACAGTATTGTTCAGGAGGAGACATTTGCACCCATCCTGTATCTAATAAAATACAAAACCATTGAGGATGCGATCAGGATCAACAATGATGTACCGCAGGGTTTATCATCTGCCATATTTACTCAGAACCTTCGCGAGTCCGAATTATTTCTTTCGGAGACCGGTTCCGATTGCGGGATAGCTAATGTGAACATCGGGACGTCGGGTGCGGAGATCGGCGGAGCTTTCGGAGGTGAGAAGGATACCGGTGGTGGTCGTGAGTCGGGATCTGATTCCTGGAAGCTATATATGAGAAGGCAGACCAACACCATTAATTACAGTGAGGATCTGCCGCTTGCTCAAGGGATACAATTTGGGTTTTAG